Proteins encoded in a region of the Oncorhynchus keta strain PuntledgeMale-10-30-2019 chromosome 3, Oket_V2, whole genome shotgun sequence genome:
- the LOC118366516 gene encoding transmembrane protein 150A-like isoform X3: MSAPWITGCIISRVRRSCLYRGVLSCAVPWTMSHSSVILIGLLRYAHVIEKHQNCVLNTAGLSTGWICAAGLIMVGNFQVDYAKVLHYVGAGVAFPTSILFVCLQSALTYRLAKTQREYNVGHLRLGMSLLAFIALVFSGVFFVQESFALQHASAIFEWLFCIIIMLFFGTFAFEFGDMSGDTLMVLARGGVQGFSSSDHKAEEAGGANHHYQPDGIAML; the protein is encoded by the exons ATGTCTGCCCCGTGGATAACTG GCTGTATAATCAGTCGTGTGAGGAGAAGCTGTCTCTACAGAGGGGTCCTGAGCTGTGCTGTACCCTGGACAATGTCCCACTCATCAG tgatTTTGATAGGGCTGCTGCGGTATGCCCACGTCATAGAGAAGCACCAGAACTGTGTCCTTAACACTGCCGGCCTTTCCACTGGCTGGATCTGTGCTGCAGGACTCATTATGGTGGGCAACTTCCAG GTGGATTATGCCAAAGTGCTTCACTACGTGGGTGCAGGGGTGGCTTTTCCCACCAGtatcctgtttgtgtgtctgcagtCAGCCCTGACCTACCGGCTGGCGAAGACCCAGAGAGAATATAACGTGGGCCACCTTCGACTGGGGATGAGCTTGCTAGCCTTCATCGCCCTGGTCTTCA GCGGTGTCTTCTTTGTCCAGGAGAGCTTTGCCCTGCAACACGCCTCCGCCATCTTTGAGTGGCTCTTCTGCATCATCATCATGCTCTTCTTTGGGACCTTTGCCTTTGAGTTTGGGGACATGTCCGGGGATACCCTTATGGTGCTGGCCAGAGGGGGTGTCCAGGGCTTTTCCAGCAGTGACCACAAGGCCGAGGAGGCAGGAGGGgccaaccaccactaccaaccagATGGCATAGCAATGCTGTAG
- the LOC118366516 gene encoding transmembrane protein 150A-like isoform X1, whose translation MSIWVIIPISLPVLTITGIWVVYAMALYNQHVCPVDNWLYNQSCEEKLSLQRGPELCCTLDNVPLISKCGTLPPESCFFSLICSTGSFMVILIGLLRYAHVIEKHQNCVLNTAGLSTGWICAAGLIMVGNFQVDYAKVLHYVGAGVAFPTSILFVCLQSALTYRLAKTQREYNVGHLRLGMSLLAFIALVFSGVFFVQESFALQHASAIFEWLFCIIIMLFFGTFAFEFGDMSGDTLMVLARGGVQGFSSSDHKAEEAGGANHHYQPDGIAML comes from the exons ATGTCTATTTGGGTGATCATACCCATCAGCCTTCCTGTCCTCACCATCACTGGGATATGGGTTGT ATATGCCATGGCCCTCTACAACCAGCATGTCTGCCCCGTGGATAACTG GCTGTATAATCAGTCGTGTGAGGAGAAGCTGTCTCTACAGAGGGGTCCTGAGCTGTGCTGTACCCTGGACAATGTCCCACTCATCAG TAAGTGTGGCACCCTTCCCCCTGAGAGTTGCTTCTTCAGCCTCATCTGCAGTACCGGATCCTTCATGG tgatTTTGATAGGGCTGCTGCGGTATGCCCACGTCATAGAGAAGCACCAGAACTGTGTCCTTAACACTGCCGGCCTTTCCACTGGCTGGATCTGTGCTGCAGGACTCATTATGGTGGGCAACTTCCAG GTGGATTATGCCAAAGTGCTTCACTACGTGGGTGCAGGGGTGGCTTTTCCCACCAGtatcctgtttgtgtgtctgcagtCAGCCCTGACCTACCGGCTGGCGAAGACCCAGAGAGAATATAACGTGGGCCACCTTCGACTGGGGATGAGCTTGCTAGCCTTCATCGCCCTGGTCTTCA GCGGTGTCTTCTTTGTCCAGGAGAGCTTTGCCCTGCAACACGCCTCCGCCATCTTTGAGTGGCTCTTCTGCATCATCATCATGCTCTTCTTTGGGACCTTTGCCTTTGAGTTTGGGGACATGTCCGGGGATACCCTTATGGTGCTGGCCAGAGGGGGTGTCCAGGGCTTTTCCAGCAGTGACCACAAGGCCGAGGAGGCAGGAGGGgccaaccaccactaccaaccagATGGCATAGCAATGCTGTAG
- the LOC118366516 gene encoding transmembrane protein 150A-like isoform X2: MSIWVIIPISLPVLTITGIWVVLYNQSCEEKLSLQRGPELCCTLDNVPLISKCGTLPPESCFFSLICSTGSFMVILIGLLRYAHVIEKHQNCVLNTAGLSTGWICAAGLIMVGNFQVDYAKVLHYVGAGVAFPTSILFVCLQSALTYRLAKTQREYNVGHLRLGMSLLAFIALVFSGVFFVQESFALQHASAIFEWLFCIIIMLFFGTFAFEFGDMSGDTLMVLARGGVQGFSSSDHKAEEAGGANHHYQPDGIAML; encoded by the exons ATGTCTATTTGGGTGATCATACCCATCAGCCTTCCTGTCCTCACCATCACTGGGATATGGGTTGT GCTGTATAATCAGTCGTGTGAGGAGAAGCTGTCTCTACAGAGGGGTCCTGAGCTGTGCTGTACCCTGGACAATGTCCCACTCATCAG TAAGTGTGGCACCCTTCCCCCTGAGAGTTGCTTCTTCAGCCTCATCTGCAGTACCGGATCCTTCATGG tgatTTTGATAGGGCTGCTGCGGTATGCCCACGTCATAGAGAAGCACCAGAACTGTGTCCTTAACACTGCCGGCCTTTCCACTGGCTGGATCTGTGCTGCAGGACTCATTATGGTGGGCAACTTCCAG GTGGATTATGCCAAAGTGCTTCACTACGTGGGTGCAGGGGTGGCTTTTCCCACCAGtatcctgtttgtgtgtctgcagtCAGCCCTGACCTACCGGCTGGCGAAGACCCAGAGAGAATATAACGTGGGCCACCTTCGACTGGGGATGAGCTTGCTAGCCTTCATCGCCCTGGTCTTCA GCGGTGTCTTCTTTGTCCAGGAGAGCTTTGCCCTGCAACACGCCTCCGCCATCTTTGAGTGGCTCTTCTGCATCATCATCATGCTCTTCTTTGGGACCTTTGCCTTTGAGTTTGGGGACATGTCCGGGGATACCCTTATGGTGCTGGCCAGAGGGGGTGTCCAGGGCTTTTCCAGCAGTGACCACAAGGCCGAGGAGGCAGGAGGGgccaaccaccactaccaaccagATGGCATAGCAATGCTGTAG